In Lathyrus oleraceus cultivar Zhongwan6 chromosome 2, CAAS_Psat_ZW6_1.0, whole genome shotgun sequence, the DNA window GAGTCActaccatcttctgaataatcttcttgatgttcttgttggaagcttcaacaacaccattcatcttgggtctgtagggagaggaattatgatgttcaatcttgaactcttcacacatttccttcatcattttattgttcaggtttgaaccattatcagtgatgattttgcttagcacaccataacggcaaataagtTGATTATTGATAAATCTAACTACCACCTACTTTGTCAAATTGGCGTATGAGGTCGCTTCGacccactttgtgaaataatcaatagccaccaaaattaaacgatgtccgttggaagctttgggctcaatcataccaatcatgtcgatgccccacatagagaaaggccatggagaagAGAGAACGTTGAGAAGAGTCAGAGGTACATGTatcttgtcagcataaatctggcatttatgacacttcttcacatacttgcaacattcaacttccattgtcagccaatagtaacccgcTCTTAACATTTTTAGCCAAtgcatgtccgttggaatgagtaccaaaggaaccttcatgaacttcttgcatcaacaagtctgcttcatgtatatccacgcatctgagcaaaaccatgtcaaagtttctcttgtatagaACGTCTTCATTCAGAAAGAAGTTATTAGCCAGTATTCTCAAGGTCTTTTTATCTCTCTTTGATGCCCCAAGTGGGTATTCTTGACTCTAGAGATAACACATGATGTCGTGGTACCATGGCTTGTCATCAGAGACTTCTTCCATTGCAAATACATGAGTAGGTCTGTTAAGACGTATAACATCGATCTTAGGCACATCATTCCAACGATTCACAACGATCATGGAAGCCAAAGTTGCCAAGGCATCTGCCATTTGATTTTCCTCACGAGGGATGTGATGAAATTCAATCTTGTTGAAGAAAGTAGATAACCTccttgcatagtctttgtatgggattAGGCCGGGTTGacgagtttcccattctcctttaatttgaTTGACAACTAGAGCTGAGTCTCCATAAACATCGAGATTTTttattctaagatcaatggcttcttctagACCCATCATGCAGGCTTCGTATTCCGCCATGGTTTTCGTGCACTTGAACGTTAATCTTGCAGTAAAAGGGATATGTGAGCCATGAGGAGTGATGATTATTGTCTCAATaccattaccataagcattaactTCTCCATCAAATATTAAACCCCATAGAGAAACCGACTCTGGCCCTTCATTTGGCAGTGGTTCATTGCAATCTTTGGCTTTTAAGTACATCATATCTTCATCTGGGAATTCAAAATTTATAGACTCATAATCGTCGATTGGCTGACGAGCTAAATGATCGTccaagacacttcctttgatagcTTTCAGGGTGTGATACTCAATGTCATATTCGGACAAGAGCATCTTCCAACGAGAAATTCTTCTGGTCAATGCAGgattttcaaagatatacttaatcgggtccatcttggatatcaaccaagttgtgtgattcatcatatattgacggagacgcttagcagcccaagtcagagcacaacaagttttctctagcatGGAATATCGGGACTCGCagtcagtgaatttcttgcttaaataatagatggcatactcttttctTTCTGTTTCATCTTGTTGACCCAAGACACAACCCATAGATTCTTCTAGCACAattagatacataatcaatggtcttccctCAACTGGAGGGGACAAAAGAAGAGGTTCTAGAAAATACTATTTAATACTATCGAAGGCTTTTTGACAATCATTCGGCCAAACACAACCCTGATCCTTTCGGAGGAGCTTAAAAATGGGAGCACAagtagcagtcatatgagataggaaccttgaaatgtagttcaaaCGTCCAAGGAATCCCCTCACCTGCTTTTCTGTTTGAGGTGATGGCATTTACTGAATGGCTTTACCCTTgtcgggatcaacttcaatatcCTTTTGACTGACGATAAAGCCTAAGAGCTTTCCTGATCGAACCCTAAAGATGCATTTCTTTGggttcaagcggagtttgtatttTCTCAAATGCTGAAACAGTTTCGAAAGATACTCAACATGATATTCCTCAGTCTTTGATTTTGCtatcatatcatctacatagacttcaatatctttatgcatcatgtcatgaaaaagagtagtcatagctcgtCGATAGGTGGCACCAACATTCTTCAAGCCGAAAGACATTACCTTAAAGCAaaatgtgccccaaggtgtaataaaaGTTTTTTATCCATATCTTTCAGCGCCATTTTGATTTGTTtgtaaccggaaaatccatccatgaaagagaagaACTTGAACTTGGCGGTGTTGTCAACCAACATGTCTATGTGTGGCAGAGGAAAGTCATCTTTAGGACTGAATTTGTTTAGATATTTATAGTTAACGCAAATCCGAACCTTCCCGTCCTTCTTGGGAAATGGCACAATGTTGGCCAACCATTGTGGATACTCTGATGTGATAAGGAAACCtacatcaatctgcttttgcacttcctctttgattttgaTCGCCATGTCCGAAcgagttcttcttaacttttgctTGATCGATGGGCACTCTGGCCTCAACGGTAAACGATATTCACAATATCGGTGTCCAACTCTagcatgtcttggtatgaccaagcaaatacatcGGTATATTTTCGGAGAAGCTTATCATCCTCTCTTTGACCTCGAGCGTGAGTAGTGCTCCAACTTTGACTTATTTTCTATCctcttcagaccccaagttgattaCTTCCATAGGCTCTTTGAATGGTTGAATGGTCTTTTCTTCATTTTCGAGCAGTCTAGAGATTTCATCTAGAATGTtttcttcgtcttcttcttcttctgctTCGTACACATGGAATTCAAAGTTGCAAGAGGGCTATTGGTTTTAATGGATATGTCATGAATTAATTTGCACATGTGATTGTATGCTTGTTTTAGAAACAAATAAAAGTGTGAAGTTATGTGCATCTATCTGGAAgtgtttatttgttttttttagATTACCATTCTCCAGAAAAAATAGCAAGACAATAAAAACAAGAATATGGaaacaaaataacattttcattgaTTTAATTCTTGAAAGACAAGCCCAAACATTGTCACTTTCGCCTTAGGCATAACGAAAGGatttttttgaaaagaaaacaaacaacaaaatATTACTTTGAAATGTGAACaacaataggaacatcaacagtgaTCCAGTTTTGGCGAATCACTCAGCAAGCTATGAAGTCGGCCGAAACATATTTAGGATTGTCTTCCACAATGGCATTGGCTTCAGCTGCTTCGTCTTCTGACCCCAGGATATATTCAAGTTCTCTATGATGAGGAAAGTAGAAATTCACATATGCATCTTATGCCTCAAGATCGTATTTAGGATCGTCGCAATAGGGTTCCCATGATGAATCATCATCCTCAGTGACGACACTAACTTCTGGCAAAGTGGGATTGATGAACCCTCCATTATGGAAAGTTTCTTTGATTGAACGAATAGATCTACTTCCTTTTGCAATCTTCTTGGAAGTAGGAGAAAAGCCTAAACCCTCTCGGTGTTTGTTTTCTGGGAGATCCAAAATTGTTCCCCAACCATCGGTTATACCATTATTTACTAGCCGTTTTGCATCCTTGAATGAAGAGATGGATACTCCTATCTTGACATCTTTGTAAATCAAAGAAATAGCTTGGAATTGAGTTCCAACAGCTTCTTTAAGTTCAAGATAAGAGAAAGATAATAAGTGACTCACAACCAGTGCTTGCTCCCCACAGACTATCACTAGTTTcccgttcttcacaaatttaagcttctgatgcagagtggaagtgATTACCCTAGCTTCATGGATCCAAGGTTGacccaataaacaactatacaCAGCTTCTATGTCCATCACCTGGAATGTTATCTGGAAAGTATGAGGTCTGATGGTCATAGGAAGGTTAACTTCTCCAATGACTATTTTTctggaaccatcaaaagctttgacaataaTCCCACTACTCTTCATAGGAGCACCTTGAAAAGAAAGTCTGGAAAGTGTCGACTTCGGCATGACATTGAGAGAAGAGCCTGTATCCACTAACACACTTGACAAAGAGTCATTCATACAGTTGATTGAGATATTTAGTGCCAtgttatgatttcttccttcttcgGGGAGCTCTTTATTACTgaaactcaagttgttgcaggTCGTGATGTTAGCGACGATACCATCAAACTGTCCGACCATCACATCATGGTCTACATAGGCTTGTTCTAAGATtttctgcaaagcttcacggtgagcctcagagttcatcaacaaagataacacaaaTATCTTGGAAGGTGTAATGCAGTAATTGTTCCACCACATTGTATTCACTTTTCCTGATGAGCTTCAACACCTCACTGTTATCACTTTTCGGATTCATGTTATCAGATTGGCCAACCAGTTCATAAGGGATCTCAACATGAGCCTGCTTTCCTGCTGCGACATCCTCAGTCCTTTTTTCAAATATACACCCACTCCTTGTGACCTTGCTTACATTAGCAACGTTAACAATGGAGGGTAGAGGAACATCTTTTCCATTCTCAGTCATTGTTGCATTGTACTTGTAAGACACAACTTTATCAGATTGGTAGGGAACTGGGCCCGGTAAGTTAATGTCCAGAGGAGTCACAGAAGTCTTCCGACTATCATAAGTAATATGTATAGGCTCGGAGTCATTGAACTGAGGAACTATGACATTCACTTCATTGTCACTATTGACCATATTGACCTGATTATAATCTTTGGCTTGGTAGGCTACAATGTAACCTTGGTCCATTTGATCCTGGAGATCCATTACAACAGTTAGGCATCCTTGAGAGTTCCTGGAACAAACCCTGCAAGAGGCGTAGTTATATGGAGGCACAAAACCATTCTTTTTATATCTGGCGTGTGTATTTACTAAGTTCTTGCCCAACAACCGTACATCATAGATCTGGAAATTGCCCGAGCAACCATATACCATGTTAATTGAGGCTGAACCATGTTGCGGTAGAGGATTAACTTGAACATTGGGGTTTATGTCCTTAAATGAAAGGATACCACTCTTGATGAGCCTCTGAACATCTGACTTTAGACCAAAATAGTTTTCAATGCTATGTCCTGGTGCCCCTTGATGGTAAGCATAAAATTGATCTGCCTTGTACTAATACGGAAGGTCCTTCGGCACAGGTGGTGGAGACCTTGTCTGGACATGATTTTTAGCTAGCAGTGCAGGATATAATTCTGCATAGGACATTGGGATAGGATCAAACTGTGGCCTTTTTTTAATACGATTTTGATTATTGAATTGAGAGAAAGCCTGTTGTGGAGgctgttgatgttgttgatttgATGGTTGTTGTTGAACATGTTTTTGTTGCTGATGCTGTTGAGGATATTGTTTTTGATGTTGATGTGAGAATTGTGGCTGATAAATTGGCGCTACCATTGGTGGACTAATGATTGGTGAAACGGCTACAACATGTTGATACTTTCTTCTTTTGTCTGCCATATGAAACGACACTAACATCTGATTTTTTCTTCTTGGATAAATTATTGGCGAATTTCTTAACATGACTAGAAGCGCCGACTTCCTTAGTCAAACGTGCCTCTCGGACTGTTTCCTGAAGTCGCATGCCCATGTCTACCATCTTAGTGAAATCACTGGGTGCGCTGGCGATCATGCAgtcataatagaatgaactcaaagttttcaaaaagattttagtcatctctttctcttcaagtGGAGGGAAAATCTTGCAGCAATTTCACACCACctttgagcatattccttgaaactctctttgtctttctgagacatggcccGAAGTTGATCTCTGCCCAGAGCCATATctacattatatttgtattgacGAACAAAAGCTTCACCAAGGCTGTTGAAAATAAGAATCTTCGAGCcatccaaacccatgtaccactTAAGAGCGGcaccagttaaactgtcttgaaagtagtggatcagaAGCTGATGTATGTCAGTCTGAGTGGGCATCTTCCTAGCATACATCACCAAATTACTATGAGGACATGAATTTCATTTGTATTTCTTGAAGTATGGTACTTTGAATTTAGGCAGAATTTgaacattaggaaccaagcagagttcggaagcgttcttgccaaaaagatccttacCTCAAAGAGCATTGATTTCCCTTTGCATTTCTAAGAACTAATCTTGAAATCCCTCTAACCTTTCATCTACTCTCACAACTTCGCTTGGAGCAGTGTGAAAAATGTTTTCTTCATTATAAGAAGTTGTATGCACCACAGAAGGAGGTATAGACATCACAGCAATCACTATTGGAGCTTCATCGTTTTGAGGGAGGTATCTCGTTGGAATATAACCGTgaggcatgccccaagggaaacCGGATGGCATGTGATATTGTTGATCATTGACGGCCGCCACTGGAATGGGTGTCGAGACATTCTCAGAGACTATTGTTCATTGCAATGGATCTTGAGAATTGTTCGAtgactgattctgagcagccaccAAAGTGTCCATCATAACAGTAAGCCTTTCAAAACTGTCTTTCAAGGTGATTACTTCCTTCCTTCCTGAGCTCTTAGTATTCTTGTTCAAGCTGACTCATCCTTCTCCGGCGACTGGCTCAAGTATTATACAGGTGATTCAGTTTGACTATTGGAGGGAGAAGACACGTGTAAGTTTCTTGAAATACAGGAACTTGTGcttgaatgatgcatgatatgtaGATGCAACAGATGAGTTTTAATTTTTAAGAAACTTAATAATTTATTGGAAATCATATAGAGACAAAATTTGGTATAAGCTGAACAAAAACCTCTTTTTATTAAACAATTGATGGATTACAAAGGATGAAATACTATTTCAACAATCCTAAACAATACAAGAGGAAAACAGCTAAGTCTATGATTCCTAAGGAATCTCATATGTAGAAGGTCATGTTGCTAGCTGACGcttcctcttcttcctctttaGCTTAGCGTTCTCAACCATAAGCTTGTCGATGATTCCCTTCCAAGCACTTGAGGTGGGAGGTATGCTGGAGTACTCAAGAAATGGCTGGACTTTAGAGAGAATCAAACCTTCTTGCTCCTCCTATTTTTTCACAGCTTGTTGTTccagaatctcaatcaaatcatccttctcctttagctgctgctccatcttcatcttcttatCATTCAAGACATGGTACTTGCCTTCCCAAGTGTCTCTTTCCAATTTCAACCTAGCCAAAATTTCTTGAAACTCTTCCTTATTCTCAATAGGAATGGTGGACGATGATGTTATAGCATAAGGGAATGAGGTCTTCTCAAGAGCATAGGGCATCTTAAGTTCACTGGCTCTAGTATAAACCCATTGGGTGTAGGGCTCAAAAGCAACATAATTCTTTCTTCCTAATCAGTCTTTTCCTTTCATGTGAATGTTGTGCCAAGCATGTATGATTTTATCCTTCAAATCGGAACTCTCTTCTTTGTTGAGGTAAAAGAAACCTAACAACAGAAGGTTATCGGGTTTATCTACCATAGGATATCCTAACTAGCGTCTAGAAAGGATGGGGTTATAGTTAAATTCCCCCATGTACACCAAGGAGAGGTGCATTAGgaaattcaccacaactgtcaataattACTCCAACATCATAGGAGGGGTAATACCAATGTATACTCCCTTGATCAATGGACATGAACCTCTAAGACCATCTGAGCTTCTGCGGATTCTCCATGAAGAGCCTGGATCTGGGTAAGTGAGAAAGAAACCACATATATAGGAGAGGTGCACAACAAAGAATGGTTCCATCAACTTTCTTAGTTCTGTGATGGATAGAATGGTAGGTATATCCAAGTAATGTGGGTATTGAGTTACCAATTAAGAAGATTCATACAACATTAACATCCACAAAGTCATCAATGTTTAGGAAGAGCACAATTCCATAAATGAGTAGAGCAAAAGTGGCTTCAAAGGCATCTTTACTATTTGCTTCTATAAAGATAAAGGCTTTCTCCATCAGGAATCTAGAGGTTAGACCTAGAATCCCTCCTTTTTTTAATGAAGTTGGCCTTCACAACAGATGTTTCTAGGTGAAGTGCTTCTGCAATAGTTGCTGGTGTAGGGGTCTTCTCTGAACCACTGAATGGTAATTTGTCAGAGACTGGCAAACCAAACCAATAAGAGTATTCTTCTAGAGTAGGCATAAGATGGTAGtctggaaatgtgaagcaatAAAACTGTACCAGGGTGTTGAGAACTCCATCTTTAACCTTGGTCTTTAAGATACCCACAAGTCTTCCATACTGAACTTTGAAATCCTCTGGACTAACTAACATAGAACCAAGCTTCTTCAACTCTGTTAAGTCAGGACATTTGAGACTGTATTTCTTGGTATTCCTCCTTCTAAGTTCCATTTTACCTATCGATATTTGCAAAAGAAAACTATTTAGTTTCTTGGTTTTTATGCAAAAAGGTTTttatggatgcatgaatgcatgttTCACAAATACGGGTTTAAGGTTTTGACATTAAGCATGGAGCCAAGGGTCTAACCATCCCATAATGTATGAACTAATGGGTTTATTTTGTACCTATAGAATAAGGTTCTAAAGTGGTCCCCAGAGTCATAGgtccatctttcggatattatcgaTTTAATGACTTGCTCGCAAACCAATAATATTatcaagagaaactcgtctgagtgtagcatcgcgtTACAATTACCTCAGATCTTACACCTGGATAatctccgcactacatcctaaaaagGCTCAGAGGGGTTGAAAGGGTTCTAAAGGTCCTCAGTTTCTTAGACTCCCAAATCGAAGATAATAATGGCACTACGATTTACTTGCAACAACAAATATTACCATCAAAGGGATCTCCACTGAGCAGGGTTATATCAAATGTTAATCATGTTTAGGATTACTCCAGACATGTAACTTTGATTATACCACCATCCTATCTTATTTGCATTCTCTAATCCGGGTTAGGATTTCCTCATCACTTATAGATCTCCATAATGAAACCCAAGCAAACATAgtaacaaataataataataataaacacaaACAATTTTGGTATCACCCACTTAATATTCTATCCCTAGTGAAGTCACCATTTCTGTCGCGGTGAAGAATCAGAGACCAAGCTAGTGAAGTCACCATTTCTTGAACTCCgtgccatgatcacttctaatccggaccacacagcagtccttttccctttgaagtcttatgcacaggtctttgaagacatcaaatgtatctgacttctctctgatgaagcttatccacgtgtatctggaatggtcatccaccaccacgtatgcatatttcttcccaccaagactttcaacctgcataggtcccattaggtccatgtgcagcagttccagaactctggaggttgtgggatgtcccagcttcggatgtgacgtcttggtttgcttgcccacctggcattctccacagactcttccttcatcaatcagaagctttggaattcctctgactgcttccttggatataatcttcttcattccccgtaagtggagatgtccaaggcgtctatgccacaacttcaaatcctgttcttccttggctgaggagcatgttgtggaaaaattagagacttcaggttcccacaggtagcagttatctttggacctggttcctctcttaacttcctgattgtcaccatttgtcacaatgtatagctccttagtaaactgaacatgaaacccttgatcacacagctgacttatgctgatgaggtttgcagttagtcctcttactaacagcacattattcagttttggcactccagaacagtcaagtttgcccacaccttttatctttcctttggcaccatcaccaaaggtcacatagctggtagtgtgaggttgaatatctaccagtagattttccataccagtcatatgtcttgagcatccactgtcaaagtaccagtcttctctggtagaagcccttagagcagtgtgtgctatcctagcataccattgttgcttcttaatgggaacatagcgcttatgtgttttatgcttaggcctgacat includes these proteins:
- the LOC127122814 gene encoding uncharacterized protein LOC127122814; protein product: MVYGCSGNFQIYDVRLLGKNLVNTHARYKKNGFVPPYNYASCRVCSRNSQGCLTVVMDLQDQMDQGYIVAYQAKDYNQVNMVNSDNEVNVIVPQFNDSEPIHITYDSRKTSVTPLDINLPGPVPYQSDKVVSYKYNATMTENGKDVPLPSIVNVANVSKVTRSGCIFEKRTEDVAAGKQAHVEIPYELVGQSDNMNPKSDNSEAHREALQKILEQAYVDHDVMVGQFDGIVANITTCNNLSFSNKELPEEGRNHNMALNISINCMNDSLSSVLVDTGSSLNVMPKSTLSRLSFQGAPMKSSGIIVKAFDGSRKIVIGEVNLPMTIRPHTFQITFQVMDIEAVYSCLLGQPWIHEARVITSTLHQKLKFVKNGKLVIVCGEQALVVSHLLSFSYLELKEAVGTQFQAISLIYKDVKIGVSISSFKDAKRLVNNGITDGWGTILDLPENKHREGLGFSPTSKKIAKGSRSIRSIKETFHNGGFINPTLPEVSVVTEDDDSSWEPYCDDPKYDLEA